The following coding sequences lie in one Pseudorca crassidens isolate mPseCra1 chromosome 2, mPseCra1.hap1, whole genome shotgun sequence genomic window:
- the LOC137220198 gene encoding uncharacterized protein, with the protein MSPQEGLGGPCARRAGETTGVLATRPCSRPHSPLAAALLLLCSSGVGALLPPQHGGARAQCEAPARLLEGRHGPTPTPGNECAEGVTQPREAQAFCVPQALYREQLGPRRWRQPSRASWLMRGRMGPGEAAGDGVATALAWMDRTHSASGLTTCLIPRLGPFTARGPAGVGEQTPERRRQGRVRRGLCPYPHPEPRGSGVSACSSGAPSSGTCSG; encoded by the exons ATGAGCCCCCAGGAAGGCCTGGGTGGTCCTTGTGCACGGAGGGCCGGAGAGACCACAGGGGTGCTGGCCACTCGGCCGTGTTCCCGGCCTCACTCCCCACTCGCTGCGGCCCTCCTGCTCCTTTGCAGCTCTGGTGTGGGGGCCCTGCTGCCCCCTCAGCATGGCGGGGCCCGGGCCCAGTGCGAGGCTCCAGCCCGCCTACTGGAGGGTCGTCATGGGCCAACCCCGACTCCTGGGAACGAGTGTGCAGAGGGTGTGACCCAGCCCAGGGAGGCCCAG gctttctgtgtcccccaggCCCTCTACCGGGAGCAGCTGGGGCCCCGCCGCTGGCGCCAGCCGTCCAGGGCCTCCTGGTTGATGAGGGGACGGATGGGACCTGGTGAGGCCGCAGGTGATGGTGTCGCCACG GCCCTGGCATGGATGGACAGAACGCACTCGGCCTCTGGCTTGACCACATGCCTTATTCCCCGACTCGGCCCCTTCACGGCACGGGGCCCGGCGGGTGTCGGGGAACAGACTCCCGAAAGACGACGTCAGGGCAGAGTGAGGAGGGGGCTGTGTCCGTACCCACACCCCGAGCCGCGGGGCAGCGGGGTCTCTGCCTGCTCCTCTGGGGCCCCGTCCAGCGGCACCTGCAGTGGCTGA